One window from the genome of Polyodon spathula isolate WHYD16114869_AA unplaced genomic scaffold, ASM1765450v1 scaffolds_205, whole genome shotgun sequence encodes:
- the LOC121308083 gene encoding butyrophilin subfamily 1 member A1-like, with protein MDSSQGEQTRLVCRSEGWDPEPELIWRDRDGNDVTSLSNTTVQRDSQGLHSVSSYIKIKQQSNVFSCQLRSKTPKPDWESKLHISRDFFPGVSGWMVAFCLTLALSIGAIPLLVIQWKRMDRKLKLCEVKGK; from the exons ATGGACTCTTCACAAGGAGAGCAGACCCGGCTGGTGTGCAGATCAGAGGGGTGGGACCCTGAACCTGAACTGATCTGGAGAGACAGGGATGGAAACGATGTGACATCACTGTCCAACACAACAGTGCAGAGGGACAGTCAGGGGCTCCACAGTGTCAGCAGCTACATCAAAATCAAACAGCAGTCCAACGTGTTCTCCTGTCAGCTTAGAAGTAAAACACCCAAACCAGACTGGGAATCCAAACTCCACATATCCA GGGATTTTTTCCCAGGAGTCTCTGGATGGATGGTGGCTTTCTGCTTGACTTTAGCTCTCAGTATTGGAGCCATTCCTCTGCTGGTGATCCAATGGAAAAGAATGGATA GAAAGTTGAAACTGTGTGAAGTTAAAGGTAAGTGA